The Deltaproteobacteria bacterium genomic sequence TACTGCGAAGACACCGAGGCCTGTACCGATGATACGGTCCTCCCCGGCGATTGCAATGATGCCTCTGCCGAGGCCAGCCCGGTTGGCGTCGAGGCCTGCGATGATGAAGAGGACAACGACTGCGACGGCGAAACCGACGAGGGATGCGTTGGCGACGCGGATGTCGATGACGATGGCGACGGGTATTCCGAGGATGGGAGCGTCGGCGGCGAGCTCGACTGCGACGACGGCGATGCCGCCGTGAATGTCGATGCCGACGAATCTTCGGATACCGAAGGGACCTGCGATGACAGCGCCGACAACGACTGTGATGGCGATGCCGACGCGCTGGACGATGGTTGCGTTAGCGGAGATGTATCAGACGATACCGGCTCCAGCGGTTGCGGGTGCGATGTAAGCGCCACGAACGGTTCGGCGAATTATCTTGAGTTGATCTTGGGCCTTCTGGGTCTGGTATCGATGCGAATTGTGACTAAAAAGAAATCCGTAGGGGCGTGATGAATGAATCAAAGAGGAATACTAAACAACCCTCGATTCAGGTAAATGTACTGAATAATGAATACTCATCAACCACGAGGCGTATCGGCTGTTCACGCCGCCCCTTTTTCCAGCCAGCGGCGCAGGATGGACTGATAGCACGCATCTTTTCTAAGATATCACGACTTTCGCCAAGAATCAAAATGTCTTGATCGGTCGAGAAGGGTTTTTTCTTTGAGGAACGGAACAGAAGTATGCTATGCACCTCGCGTGAAGGTCTGTTTCAGCCGACATTCCCTGGCCAAATTCGCCATGCTAAAAAGACACGGTTTTGCCGTGACCAAAAAAGAGGTAATCGGGGCAGTCAAAAACCCCGATGCCACCTCAAATCAGGAACCTGACAAGATTATCTACCAAAAATCCATATCGAAGACGCACGTAATTAGGGTGGTGACGAAAACAAGGAATCATGAGATATTCATTATAACTTTTTATCCGGGGAGGAAGAACCGCTATGAAAATCGACTTTGATATCGAGGCTGATGTGTTGACTATTGAGACATCAAAATCCGGCAAGATCGACCATGCCACACAAATGGGGCCGGCAATTGTGCATTTCGACAGGAAAGGAAAACCGATTTTAATTGAAATTCTCGATGCTTCCTCATTTGTCTCAGAGATTGTCAAAACGGCAATGAAGGCAAAGATGGCCGCCTGAAGGTTCAATGAATCCCGACATCAAAATCGACTTCAATCGCGTCATGGCCTCCTCCCTTGGGCAGGATATGGGGATCGATATCCAGCGGCTCTTCGATCTCGAAACGCAGACGCAGGAAATTCACAAGGGGATCCACGCCATGAGGGAGATGGGGCAGATCCCCTTTCTTCACCTGCCGGACGACGACGAACTTCTTAAAAAAGTCCAGAACGCC encodes the following:
- a CDS encoding DUF2283 domain-containing protein, whose protein sequence is MKIDFDIEADVLTIETSKSGKIDHATQMGPAIVHFDRKGKPILIEILDASSFVSEIVKTAMKAKMAA